The DNA sequence CGCCAGTGAGCAGATCGGCATCAACAGCGTTCGCATCCTCGAAGCGCTGCTGACGGGTAAGCGGGTCAAATCAAAGTCGCTGGCCCTGCCCCCGCTGCACGTCATCGAACGACAGTCTACCGAAATGCTGGCCATCGACGATCCACTGTTTGTCGATGCCCTCCGCTTCATCCGCGAACACGCACATACCGGAATTCAGGTCAGCGACGTCCTGCAGGCGGTTCCGCTTTCGCGTCGTTCCCTGGAGCAGCGTTTTCGCCAGTTGTTGAACTGCAGTCCCGCAGACGAAATCCGCCGGATAAAAATGGAGCGGGTGAAACAGTTGCTGATCTCGACCGACAAAACGGTCGCCCAGATTGCAGGTTCTTCAGGCTTCTGCAGCCCGGGACAACTCTGTTTCGTTTTCAAAAAGCAGATCGGCACAACTCCACTCGAATTTCGCAGAAGCCAGCGATCAGAGAACTGACACGCTTCAAGGGTAGGTTTGCACCAGTTTGAAATTCTTGTCTTCACGAATTTCGTAGAGCAGTTCTCCACTGGCCGCGTATTGCCGACAACTGACACAATGCCCGTGGACGCATTCCATCTCTTCGACCAGGTTTCCGTCTCGGTCACGTCGAATACATGTGCCGTGGAGTTTACCTGTTGAATCATAACAGGCTTGAAACACTTCACCCGACTCGGGGTTCACCGCCGTCGTCATCGAATGGCTTTCGAACGCGGGAGGCAAAGTCAACGTAATCACCGCCAGTAGCACAATACACAGGAAGTCGCACCGCATATCATTTCCTTCATAAAGCCGGCCCCTGCCATGGTCTATCGCGCTACTCCCACAACAGGCTCTATTTCTGGTACCACCTGTTACGTCATCAGGCTTAAGCAGGGTGAGAAAAGGACCCTCTGAGATTCTTAGAAAAACTTCGAATCTCAGAGGGCAGGCACCCAACGCCTTAACGAAACATCGAGACGGTGTGCGGCAAGAGCGATGCTCCTGCCGTTATAAGAACGGGTTTAATAACGGAGTTTCCACCTGCAATCAGGAGCACAGAGACATTGCTTTGCGCAAACTCTATCTTTTCTGCTTGCATCAGTATTAACACATGAGTACAAAGGCTTATTAGAAATGAGTTTAAAGGTACAACATCCAAGTAACTGATAACGTTCTCCATCAGACCTGCCGTCACTGATTTCGGACAAGCCGAGTCACAACAGCTGCTGCTCATTGAATTAGGTTTCACGAGCAGGCTGATTTGTGACAAAAAAATCGTTCTTTATCAAAAATTATTCCGAAACTGTTTTCTTCAACAGATTTACATTCTCGCCATGAATCTGGAATCCATCTCGACCACTCTCATTTATCATGCCTCACAGGGAGATCCAGATTCCCGTAACAGGTTGATGAAGCTCTCGGAATGGGTTCTGTTCCGCATTGCCAGCCGCGTTCTGGATAACAGACAGGATGTAGAAGATGCGGTTCAGGAGACGCTGACCGTCGTCGTCAAGGTGATGGCCGAGCAGGACCTCCGGTTGGAACACGGTCGGCACAGCTTTATCCGGTTGCTGAAATCCTGTCTGCGGAATGTTTCTGCGAATCAGATTCGCAAAAAACAGGTCACCCCCATTGGTGGCTCGGATAACCTCAACCAGATTCACAACCTGATCGATGACAACATCGAAACCGTTGAGGAAAAACGGGATATCGCCGAGGGCCTGATTCAGCTTGCCGGGCTGTCCGATAATGAAAAACAGGTGCTGAACCTGTATTTTCTCTCCGGTAAACTCCCGCGGGAAATCGCCGAGGAGACAGGCCTGACGTCAGCGAATGTCCGCCAGATCCAGTCCCGGGCTCTCCGTAAAATTCGTGACTTTCTGGGGGAATCCTGAAAATCACGTATTTCCCGGCAATTTGATGTCACATTTTCGCGGTACTTAACACAGTTACTTTAGGAAGACATTGTTGACTGTTGTTAAAACTTTACTGAGGACCCGGACTGGTGGTTAACTCCAATCCCTCCGAATGCCCCAATCTGGCGACACTTACTGACTATAACCTGGGCAAACTCGAATTCAGTGAGATTGATTCCCTTTCTCGGCATTTCAGCAGGTGCAGTGCCTGCCGCGCGCAACTCGAACGGCTGGATGAGGAAACCGATGACCTGATCAACAGCCTCAAAGTGCCTCCGCTGTCCATTGGTCACATTTCGCTGGAACACGAAATCGGCACGGGGGGCATGGGACGCGTTTTTAAAGGCTACGATACCCGCCTGATCCGCCCGGTCGCCGTCAAAATTATCAACTCGGAAAAGCAGAAAAACTGGAAGAACCTCTCAGAGCGATTTGAGCGAGAGGTCAAACTGCTCGCGCGTGTCGAATCCCCTTATGTGGTCAAGGCCCTGTTTGCAGGAGAGGAAAACGGCTTCACCTATTTCGTTCAGGAATACGTGGATGGGCAGAACCTCACGCAACGGATGCAGCAGCTCGGGGCCACGATTCCCTCGCGGGCCTGTGCCAGTCTGATCTTTCAGGTCGCCTCGGGACTGACTGCCGTTCATCAGCTGGGCATTGTCCATCGCGACATTCACCCCGGAAACATCCTGGTGAATACCAAGGGCTATGTCCAGATCGCAGATTTCGGCCTGGCATTTCAACCCGATGGGAATCTGCCTGACGACGGCCTGACTTCTCTGAGGCAGGGCTTTGGACAAATCCATTACGTTGCCCCCGAACAATGGAATTCCGCCCGTAATGCCACCGACAAATCGGACATCTACTCCCTGGGCTGTGTCTGGTTTTTTCTGCTCACCGGCCATCCCCTGAACCGGGATCCCAAAACTCTGGAAATTATCAATCAACCCAGCCAGTTTCAGCAGGTCAATCGGGTCGATCGGAAACTGCTGAAGTCGATGCTGGAACGTGATCCGCAACTCAGGCCCTCCGCCCGCGAAGTCACCGCTGCCCTGCATCACCGCCTGGGGAACGTGGAGTCCCTGGAATACATTCTGCATCAACGGTCTCTGAAGCGGTTGAGAGGCTGGAAATGGTATGGTACCGTTTTCTCACTGGCCGTGCTGATCCTGTTGTGTTCTCTACTCCTGCTGCCAGCACCGGCCACACAGGAGGCTGCCCCCGATCAGACCGACAACCAGGCGCCCGCAGCACCTGTTGCGCCTGAACCGCATCAGACTGAATTCGTGCTCCGCTTTGACGGCGTCGATGACTTTATCGAAACCCCCTTCATCTATGACAGCGGCGAACCGATTACTTTCGAAGCCTGGCTGACTCCGGACTGCGAAGAACGCCCGCGTAATATGGAAATCGTTTCCAATGCAGAAACCGCAGGCTTCCTCGTGCGACTGAGAGACGGAACCATGCCTGAGTTCCTGTTTCACGACGGCATTTATTACGCCCCGCATAAGTATTCGCATCAGATCGGTTGTGGCAAAAAAGTCCACCTGGCTGCCGTATATGACGGCATCAGTATCGGCATGTATGTGAATGGCAAGAAACAGGGATTGAACTACCCGGTCCGTCGCCGACATCGTCATTCACCCATTCCCATCCATCTCTGTGCCAACCCAGACCCCGCGCTGATTGGCCGTCCTGTGGCTGAGAAAAAAGCCTGCTTCGCCGGACTGTTGCATCAGTGCCGGTTCTCCCAGGGGGCCATCTACCTGGACGATTTCTCCCCGGAAAAAGAACTGACGTCCAACGACTCAACACTTCTGCTGTATCACATGAAATCCAATACCGGGAATGTCGTTCCCGATCTGAGTGGCAATGGTCGCGATGGTAAGATCGTGGGCGCCACCTGGGAAGAATTTGATCCAACGAAAAGTCCCGAGAAAAACAACGAATTCAAATGGCCGGTCGAAAAGCCCGACCCCGTGCTGGTCAATGATTCGCCCGAGCGAATCGGCGAACTGCAACAGGCCTGGGCCGATCATCTCCAGTTGCCGCCGCAAGTGAATATTCCTTTGGGCAACGGCGCGTCGATCGATCTTGAACTGATTCCTCCCGGCGAATTCATGATGGGCACGCTGGATGAAACGCTGAAAAACACCGCAGCTTCAACCCAACAGCAGGAACTCAAATACAAAGTCCTGACAGCAGATTTACCTCAACGCCTGGCACGCATCACCGTCCCCTTCTATATCAGCCGCACCGAAATCACCCGGAAGCAGTTCCGACAGTTTGTCGATCATGCCCGCTACCGGACCGACGCCGAACGCGACGGACGGGGAGGCACCGACTTCAAAGCAGCCGGGTCTGATCCGCAAATCACCTGGGCCAGTGATCTCAAGGGTGCTCTGAGTGACGATCATCCGGTCGCCAACCTCAGCTGGTACGATGCACGCAACTTCTGCAGTTGGCTGACCCGACAGAATCCCACCTTCAACTTTGATCTCCCGGCTGAGTCACAATGGGAATACGCCTGTCGTGCGGGCACCACCACACCCTGGTTCCCGGCTGATACGGAACAGCTTGCCCTTTATGCCTGGACCGGCACGACACAGCCCCAGCCCTGTGGTCAACTGCAACCGAATGCCTTCGGTCTGTACGACATGCACGGCAATGTCGCCGAGTGGTGCCGCGACTATTTCTCAAACGAAGAAAGCTTCTCGAACCCGGTCAATAATCCCTCGGGCCCCCACACCGGAACCCACCGCATGCTGCGGGGCGGATCGGCAATTCAGTCAGCCGAATCCTGTCGCGCTGCTTACCGCGAAGGCCGCCTGCCGATCACCCGCGACGCGTTAACCGGTTTCCGGATCTGCGCTACTCCCAACCTGTCTACGCAGGGACTGGAACGTCTCGACCGGTTCTCCCTGCACTTCAACGGCGTTGATGACTCGGTCGAAGCCGTCTATGACTATCGCCGTCCCACTGATCCCCTGACGATCGAATGCTGGGCTGATATCTCTGCAGAAAGTATGAATGACCAGTTCTCATCGGCCGTCATCTTTGACCTGCATTCGCATCTCCGCGCCATGTATTGCGTACTCAGAAATCATCGCGTGCACGTCTACTACCACGAAGGTGCCTGGACCTGGCACGCTTTCTCAGCGGAGATTTCTCCCGGCCAGCACCATATCGCCGGTGTCTTTGATGGCACTTCACTCAACGTCTTTGTGGACGGACAGGTGCCGGAAAAAGTGCGGAAAGAGCAGTCCCCCCAGGAAGCGCGCTATCTCCGTTCGCTGCTGCGCATCGGTACCGGCTCTGTAATTGAAGATGCACAGCACCGCGGATTCCAGGGCAATATCTCCCAGTTGCGTATCAGTGAAGAAACGATTTACGACTCCGCCTTTGAACCGCCACCACTGCTCACCCAGCATGCATCGACCGTCACCCTGTACCGCTTTGAACAGGGCAGCGGCAACCTGCTCCATGATTTGAGTGGCATGCACAATCACGGCAGAATCATGGGGGCCGACTGGTCAACCGCGCCTGAAGTGGACCCGCAGCTGACCGGTCGTGGCATCCAGTTCGATGGCTCCGGCTGGCTCGAATCGAAGCTTCCCGATCAGTTTGACGGCGCATTGACCATCGAAGCCTGGCTCTCTCCGGAACCCAGCAGGAAACTGACACATCAGAGTGTATTTCAATGGGGATCCCTCAGTCTGAAATACCATGTGAATCAGGGAGAATACTGGACCTGGTCGCTGCTGGATCCGCGGTCCCAGGAAATTCCGGTCTCGTCGACCTCCAGTCGCGATGTCGCCACCAGTCGCCCCGTGCATGTGGCCTGTCAGTGGGACGGTTCAAACTGGCGACTCTTCATCAATGGTCTCCCCAGCAATACACAGAAAATGAGGAGCATCAAATATCCACGGGTCAGGAACATCGTGAAAGACTGTTTGTTGAAACCACTGTGGATCGGCGGCACGCCAGCTGGAGAAACCGGTACTTCCCGTGGCTTCGAAGGCCGCCTGCATGCTCTGCGCGTTTCCAAGATGGAACGCTACAGCAACCCCTTCACACCAGCCGACCAGTTACCCCTCGACGATCAGACACTTCTGCTGTATCGCTTCGATCAGGAAACGGGAGAGACCATCCCCGATGCCAGCCCGCACCACGCGGATGGCAAATTGAATGGCGCCACTCGGATCAGGAATTAACCAGACCCCGCAGGCACGCTGTGCCTGGAAGCGTTTCAATAATTTCTCATCACCAGCCGGTGGCATTGATGAAATGCACTGACACTCTCTGCACCGACTCAAGCCTGCTTTCATTTCCAGTCCTGAAACACGCCTGTTTCAATATTTAAGATTATTTAATTTTTCTGTCTAAATTTGATTAACTATTGCGCACTTCTCAATGTACACTGGCCATGTGTTACAACGCGATCATTTACAGTATTCACTGCTTGAACAGATCTGAGTGACTCAGACTGTGTTTGAAGACTTATGACAATCGAATGGTTTTGCATACGGGACGCGGAAGAACAGGGCCCCTACACGTTTCGGGAACTGGTCGACATGATCCGCGAGGAAAAACTCACTCCGGACACCCAGGTCCGTCCGCATTATCTGGACGACTGGCAGCGGGCAGACTCTGTAGTGGGTCTGTACTACATGGCTCGCAAAGATCCGGAACCCGATCCGGTCGCCACTGAAACAGACTCTGAAGTCTCCGCTGACCTTGCCGACGCCGAGGACCTGGATACGTTTCTGGCGGGTCCGGATAAAACCGAAGCGGAAGCCGATCCCCAGGCGGACCAGCCTGGCTGGTTGCGACGGCTGCTCACGTTAAGAAACAGTAAGATTCCCCCGGTCCCCGTCAATACGGACTACGCAGGCAGTCGGTCCACAGCTGAGACAGCGACCGTTGACAGCGACGCCGAAACAGATCAGATCGATTCGACGGATTCCCCCCTCGACGAAACCGACGAAGAAGCAAACACCGGTGCCTACTCGGACGAAACCTGGTCGACGACGGTCCGGGCTGCGGTCGAACGAGTCGATGCCCGTGCGCCAAAGCAGGAGGAAGAAGAGGCGCCCCGACAGATCGTCCCCGCGGTCTCCCTCTCATTCCTTTCCAGCCCCAGATTCAAGCTGGCCCTGTTTGTCGTCGCAGTCATCCTCTGTATGAGTGCGGGGACCGTCGGCATGGTCAGCTGGCTCGGTAAGGGACAATTCTACTTCCCCTTTGTCGGCCCGGTCCCCCCCCTGCTGTTTGCAGCTTATACTGCAGGCGGGTTACTGACGATCGCCGTACTTTCGCCGTTGCTGCTGATTATCTCGACGTCCTTCCTCAGGTGGGCTTTCAAAGTCGGCACCGCTCTGGCCGCGTCCGGCATCGTCGCGTATTACCTGCTCAACTGGAACAAGCAGCAGAGCCTGGTTTTCCCCTCTCAAAAAGATGCGGAAGCCAAACTCATCTTTCCCCTGATCGGAGAGTGCTCTGCCTTCTCTTACTGGATGTATTTTGCGGACGCCGTCATTATTGTCGCCGTCCTGACTTATATCGCTGCCTGGCTACTGGAGTCGCGTGCTGATGAACTATAAACGAATGCAATCGAAGTCGGTCGTCCCCACGACTGCCGGATATACGATCGTTGAACTGCTGGTCGCCACCGCGGTCATCAGTCTGCTCATCGGACTGACCCTGCCGGCAATCCAGACAGCCCGGAACTCGGCCCGGCAGGCACAATGCCTTAACCGCATGCGAAACCTGGGTATCGCCCTGCTGCAGAATACCGATACCGCCCAGCGGTTCCCCGCCTGTGGCTACTTCGGAGATGGCACCCCCGCCACCTTCGGTCAGTATCGCAGCTGGATTGTTGATATCCTGCCCTATCTGGACCAGGGAAACATCTATAACCAGTGGGACTTCGATCTGTCCTGCAAAGATCCAGTCAACATTCCCCTGGCGGGACAACATATCGCCGTCCTGACCTGCCCCTCCGATCACAGTGTGATCCCGGGGAAAGGAAATCTCTCCTACGTCCTGAACGGCGGAATAGGATTCACCGCCCAGATGGGAGGCGTGCATAACTGTCCCGTTGATGCCCGTGGCAGACGGCTCGACCTGAACGGTAACGGCATCATCTGCCATTCTTCGACCAAAGATGACGGAGCCCCCTCCGACCGCGACCTGTTCTTTTACATGGGTCTGTTTTACAACGAAACCTGGAAAGGAGAGGTCCGCGCCGATCGTCATTACACCATGGCGGGCATCACCGACGGTGCTTCGAATACGCTGATGATCTCCGAAAATATTCGGACCGGCTACGATCCCAAAGCCTGGACGGCCAACTGGTCGTCCCCCAGTCCCTTCCTGACCAGCTTCTACATCGGCGACCCCTGTGTCAATGGTCGCTGCACTGAAGGCAATGTGGATTACAACCTCGCGAACTCCGGTTCCGCCGCCATCAATGCCGGGCTTGAACAGCCTGAAGGCAGAGCCCCCTTTCCCAACTCGCTGCACACCGGCGGCGTGAATGCGGGCTACTGCGACGGACATTTTTCTTTCTTGTCTGAAAAAATTGACGGCAAAGTCTATGCGGCTCTGGCCAGCCCCCAGGGACAGTCCTTAGCGGGTACTCTGCTCGAGCAGTAACAACCAGAGGATGCTTCCCGTCATGATCAGCTTCGCAACCACCCGGCAGCCAAGATGAAAAAAGGTGAGTGAGTGACTTTATTATTAAAACCACAGAGCACCCGGCCAGCAAAAGCCCCGGCCCCGTATCGCTTGAACCGCCGTCGGTTTCTGCCTGTTCTATTACTGATCCTGACCAGCGTTTCCCCCCAGGCTCATGCTGCAACACCAGAGGAACGGTATGAAAAAATCGATACCAGCGGCGATGGCCACTTAACCCGGGAGGAATTCACAGCCGGGATGCCCCAACTGAAACCGGAACAGGCCGCGCAGGCTTTCACCGTCAGTGACTTCGATCATAATGAGCTACTCTCGCTGGAAGAATTCCAGACCGTGACCGGCGTCACGCCACCGGGCGAACGGGCCGCGGTCCCCGATCCCGTGGCTCCGTTCGTGGCCGAAGCAAAACGCAAATGGGCCGCGATTCAGCAAGCCGCCGATGCCGACGGGGATGGACAACTCTCCGAGAAAGAATGGCCAACCGGGGAACTCAAACAACAGCTCCCGCCCCTGGCCGCGCTTAATTTCTCGATCTGGGACAAAGACCAGAACGGACAGGTCACCTCCAGTGAAGCGGACCTGCTGCTCGACATTGCCTACGGTATGAAGCACACCGACGGCTCCCAGCTGCGAGCCGAGAACGGCTGGGTCATCTACCGTTCTTACCTGACCCGTACCGACAAAAACAACGACAGCCGGATCTCCAAAGAAGAATATATCCCCTCAATTCGCTGGCCGGAAGAAAAAGTGCTGGCGCTCTTCAAGGAACTGGATGCCGATCAGAGTGAGTTCCTTTCGATTCCCGAACTGACAAAATCAACTACATCCTACATCGATGAAGTCGCCTTCTTCCTCAGAAGTGACACCGACCTGGATGGTTTTTTAAGCCGGGAAGAACTCTTGAAAATCGGCTTGAACAGCGCTTCCGCGGCGCGGTTGAATCATGCGTTCCCCGCCTTCGATGTCGACGGTGACGGCAAGTTCTCGATGAGTGAATTCCGACTGGCCCCCATCGGCTGCTTTTATGTCACCCTGCGAATGTATACTCAGAAAGATCTGGACCACGACGCCCGGCTTTCCTGGGAGGAGTTCTACACGGAACCTGCGCCCCAGCTCATCGGCCTGGTCTGGGAACTCTTCCAGCGTTTCGACCGGAACCAGAGTGGCATGCTGGAACTGAATGAATATGAGTTTGCGATCGATACCTCAAAGATTAAACCCGAATTCGCATTCTCCGCGTATGATAAAAACGGTGATGACCAGCTGACCTGGGAAGAACACCTGCCGCTGGTGGCCGGTCTGAAACC is a window from the Gimesia benthica genome containing:
- a CDS encoding RNA polymerase sigma factor — its product is MNLESISTTLIYHASQGDPDSRNRLMKLSEWVLFRIASRVLDNRQDVEDAVQETLTVVVKVMAEQDLRLEHGRHSFIRLLKSCLRNVSANQIRKKQVTPIGGSDNLNQIHNLIDDNIETVEEKRDIAEGLIQLAGLSDNEKQVLNLYFLSGKLPREIAEETGLTSANVRQIQSRALRKIRDFLGES
- a CDS encoding protein kinase domain-containing protein, yielding MVNSNPSECPNLATLTDYNLGKLEFSEIDSLSRHFSRCSACRAQLERLDEETDDLINSLKVPPLSIGHISLEHEIGTGGMGRVFKGYDTRLIRPVAVKIINSEKQKNWKNLSERFEREVKLLARVESPYVVKALFAGEENGFTYFVQEYVDGQNLTQRMQQLGATIPSRACASLIFQVASGLTAVHQLGIVHRDIHPGNILVNTKGYVQIADFGLAFQPDGNLPDDGLTSLRQGFGQIHYVAPEQWNSARNATDKSDIYSLGCVWFFLLTGHPLNRDPKTLEIINQPSQFQQVNRVDRKLLKSMLERDPQLRPSAREVTAALHHRLGNVESLEYILHQRSLKRLRGWKWYGTVFSLAVLILLCSLLLLPAPATQEAAPDQTDNQAPAAPVAPEPHQTEFVLRFDGVDDFIETPFIYDSGEPITFEAWLTPDCEERPRNMEIVSNAETAGFLVRLRDGTMPEFLFHDGIYYAPHKYSHQIGCGKKVHLAAVYDGISIGMYVNGKKQGLNYPVRRRHRHSPIPIHLCANPDPALIGRPVAEKKACFAGLLHQCRFSQGAIYLDDFSPEKELTSNDSTLLLYHMKSNTGNVVPDLSGNGRDGKIVGATWEEFDPTKSPEKNNEFKWPVEKPDPVLVNDSPERIGELQQAWADHLQLPPQVNIPLGNGASIDLELIPPGEFMMGTLDETLKNTAASTQQQELKYKVLTADLPQRLARITVPFYISRTEITRKQFRQFVDHARYRTDAERDGRGGTDFKAAGSDPQITWASDLKGALSDDHPVANLSWYDARNFCSWLTRQNPTFNFDLPAESQWEYACRAGTTTPWFPADTEQLALYAWTGTTQPQPCGQLQPNAFGLYDMHGNVAEWCRDYFSNEESFSNPVNNPSGPHTGTHRMLRGGSAIQSAESCRAAYREGRLPITRDALTGFRICATPNLSTQGLERLDRFSLHFNGVDDSVEAVYDYRRPTDPLTIECWADISAESMNDQFSSAVIFDLHSHLRAMYCVLRNHRVHVYYHEGAWTWHAFSAEISPGQHHIAGVFDGTSLNVFVDGQVPEKVRKEQSPQEARYLRSLLRIGTGSVIEDAQHRGFQGNISQLRISEETIYDSAFEPPPLLTQHASTVTLYRFEQGSGNLLHDLSGMHNHGRIMGADWSTAPEVDPQLTGRGIQFDGSGWLESKLPDQFDGALTIEAWLSPEPSRKLTHQSVFQWGSLSLKYHVNQGEYWTWSLLDPRSQEIPVSSTSSRDVATSRPVHVACQWDGSNWRLFINGLPSNTQKMRSIKYPRVRNIVKDCLLKPLWIGGTPAGETGTSRGFEGRLHALRVSKMERYSNPFTPADQLPLDDQTLLLYRFDQETGETIPDASPHHADGKLNGATRIRN
- a CDS encoding DUF4339 domain-containing protein, with protein sequence MTIEWFCIRDAEEQGPYTFRELVDMIREEKLTPDTQVRPHYLDDWQRADSVVGLYYMARKDPEPDPVATETDSEVSADLADAEDLDTFLAGPDKTEAEADPQADQPGWLRRLLTLRNSKIPPVPVNTDYAGSRSTAETATVDSDAETDQIDSTDSPLDETDEEANTGAYSDETWSTTVRAAVERVDARAPKQEEEEAPRQIVPAVSLSFLSSPRFKLALFVVAVILCMSAGTVGMVSWLGKGQFYFPFVGPVPPLLFAAYTAGGLLTIAVLSPLLLIISTSFLRWAFKVGTALAASGIVAYYLLNWNKQQSLVFPSQKDAEAKLIFPLIGECSAFSYWMYFADAVIIVAVLTYIAAWLLESRADEL
- a CDS encoding DUF1559 family PulG-like putative transporter, whose translation is MNYKRMQSKSVVPTTAGYTIVELLVATAVISLLIGLTLPAIQTARNSARQAQCLNRMRNLGIALLQNTDTAQRFPACGYFGDGTPATFGQYRSWIVDILPYLDQGNIYNQWDFDLSCKDPVNIPLAGQHIAVLTCPSDHSVIPGKGNLSYVLNGGIGFTAQMGGVHNCPVDARGRRLDLNGNGIICHSSTKDDGAPSDRDLFFYMGLFYNETWKGEVRADRHYTMAGITDGASNTLMISENIRTGYDPKAWTANWSSPSPFLTSFYIGDPCVNGRCTEGNVDYNLANSGSAAINAGLEQPEGRAPFPNSLHTGGVNAGYCDGHFSFLSEKIDGKVYAALASPQGQSLAGTLLEQ